The following are encoded together in the Bactrocera neohumeralis isolate Rockhampton chromosome 6, APGP_CSIRO_Bneo_wtdbg2-racon-allhic-juicebox.fasta_v2, whole genome shotgun sequence genome:
- the LOC126763743 gene encoding protein cueball, with protein MINFQRRLFYILILYINTAFAWDFAVTTQSKIVFYDEHWQEVTSSAHQFEHLGAITFDEAEEKVYFTDDVQNNGSIFSLMIPKDYEDPHLIEKMVQRTKNEAVRSLAYDPFDRNLYWSDMLNKKIFVVSVDANASTTPKVFLDFSHENTQPDGIAIDFCRRTLFWTNSNFTNSSIERIGLDGSERNVIVRGEMYAPHGIVVDQLTDRIYYVVDQQGIHFSVESANLDGSDRQVILKGLNNEPFSLAVTKDAIFWTDHTNRAIWGHAKFINNTETKHLQPEDETVETEGGANMILKYQDRPRGIVARIHYLTNSLNDQHCHEVVASIKNRILSIAPPTNSTLDIGANVLRKKYCLNGGEFVAQTTSCICKIGFKGTRCEINECFNHCVHGTCVISSLGLPTCECPRSHSGPRCQWYKCASHCMNDGHCIIEDSGEPSCECKENYGGARCEYNSTEICALYCKILKLEPDTNVPYGCHDICEELVQHSENGAETYAIPKFEHLEMCQQVDPWTSTVIVVFVCGVVASLGFMLLIVQGLRRFYKPARPRIKKTFVVRKQASPSTDTPLTNRPVATEQCEITIENCCNMNICDTPCFDSKLLEQTLSRNGKVKEDKKMLINSMDDELY; from the exons atttcgcCGTCACAACGCAGTCCAAAATAGTATTTTATGATGAACACTGGCAGGAGGTGACATCTTCGGCTCATCAGTTCGAACATCTTGGTGCCATCACTTTTGATGAAGCCGAAGAAAAAGTGTATTTCACCGATGATGTGCAAAACAACGGCAGCATTTTCTCGCTAATGATACCGAAAGACTACGAAGATCCGCATTTAATAGAGAAGATGGTACAGCGCACCAAAAACGAAGCTGTTCGTTCGCTTGCGTACGACCCATTCGATCGCAATCTCTACTGGAGTGacatgttgaataaaaaaatcttcGTGGTATCTGTTGATGCTAACGCTTCCACCACACCAAAAGTGTTCCTAGATTTCAGCCACGAAAACACTCAACCCGATGGTATTGCTATTGATTTTTGCCGTCGTACGCTCTTTTGGACTAACTCAAATTTTACCAATTCAAGTATTGAGCGTATTGGCTTGGATGGTAGCGAACGCAATGTGATTGTGCGCGGAGAAATGTATGCGCCGCATGGTATAGTCGTCGATCAGTTGACTGATCGTATATATTATGTGGTGGATCAGCAGGGTATACATTTTTCAGTGGAGAGTGCAAATTTGGATGGCAGTGATCGGCAAGTGATACTGAAGGGCCTTAATAATGAACCATTTAGTTTGGCCGTAACAAAAGATGCAATCTTCTGGACCGATCACACGAACCGTGCAATTTGGGGTCATGCGAAATTCATTAACAACACCGAAACGAAGCATTTACAGCCGGAAGATGAGACGGTTGAAACAGAAGGTGGCGCAAATATGATACTAAAGTACCAGGACAGACCGCGTGGCATAGTCGCACGGATACATTACCTTACCAATTCCCTAAATGATCAACACTGCCACGAAGTGGTTGCTAGCATTAAGAATCGTATTCTATCAATTGCTCCACCAACCAACAGTACGTTGGATATAGGCGCGAATGTCTTACGTAAAAAGTATTGCTTGAATGGCGGCGAATTTGTGGCGCAAACAACTAGCTGTATCTGTAAGATCGGTTTCAAGGGTACACGTTGTGAGATCAATGAGTGCTTCAATCATTGTGTGCACGGCACGTGTGTGATCTCGTCGCTGGGATTGCCGACGTGTGAATGCCCTCGCAGCCATTCCGGCCCACGCTGTCAGTGGTACAAGTGTGCCAGTCATTGTATGAATGATGGTCACTGTATAATTGAGGATTCAGGTGAACCGAGTTGCGAGTGCAAAGAAAATTATGGTGGAGCGCGTTGTGAATATAATTCTACCGAGATTTGTGCGCTTTATTGCAAAATCTTGAAACTGGAGCCGGATACGAATGTGCCCTACGGTTGTCATGACAT TTGTGAAGAGCTCGTTCAACATAGTGAAAATGGTGCAGAGACTTATGCAATTCCGAAGTTTGAACATTTGGAAATGTGCCAGCAAGTAGATCCTTGGACTAGTACCGTCATCGTTGTGTTCGTGTGCGGTGTGGTCGCTTCTTTAGGCTTTATGCTTCTAATCGTACAAGGATTGCGTCGCTTCTACAAACCAGCGCGCCCACGCATAAAGAAAACTTTCGTGGTGCGCAAACAAGCTTCTCCTTCAACGGACACGCCGCTTACCAATCGCCCTGTGGCGACCGAACAGTGCGAAATTACAATAGAAAATTGTTGCAACATGAACATCTGCGACACA CCTTGCTTCGATTCAAAATTATTGGAACAAACACTCTCACGCAATGGCAAGGTCAAGGAAGACAAGAAAATGCTAATAAATAGCATGGATGAtgaactttattag